From a region of the Rouxiella sp. S1S-2 genome:
- the gppA gene encoding guanosine-5'-triphosphate,3'-diphosphate diphosphatase produces the protein MLSSTSLYAAIDLGSNSFHMLVVREVAGSIQTLAKIKRKVRLAAGLDKNNHLSAEAMQRGWQCLKLFSERLQDIPREQIRVVATATLRLAKNADEFLQVAETILGCRIQVITGEEEARLIYHGVAHTTGGPDQRLVVDIGGGSTELVTGSGAQANTLFSLSMGCVTWLERYFADRSLAKENFEQAEQAAVEMITPIAPELLANGWQICVGASGTVQALQEIMVAQGMDERITLAKLQQLKQRAIQCGKLEELEIEGLTLERALVFPSGLSILIAIFKTLHIESMMLAGGALREGLVYGMLHLPVEQDIRQRTLHNLQRRYLLDVEQAKRVATLAENFSIQVSNVWQLDARARELLTSACLIHEIGLSVDFKQAQNHAAYLIRHLDLPGFTPAQKKLLATLLQNQSNNLDLALLNQQNALPPRQAERLCRIMRLAIIFASRRRDDTLPAVRLRANDDELNVLVPNGWLEQHPLRAEELEQESHWQSYVHWPLYVEEASK, from the coding sequence ATGCTGAGCTCCACCTCACTTTATGCAGCGATCGATCTGGGTTCCAACAGCTTCCATATGTTGGTGGTCCGTGAGGTGGCAGGCAGTATTCAAACGCTGGCGAAAATTAAGCGCAAAGTGCGTTTGGCTGCCGGTCTTGATAAAAATAACCATCTCTCGGCTGAAGCTATGCAGAGAGGGTGGCAATGCCTGAAATTATTTTCTGAACGTCTGCAGGATATTCCCCGCGAGCAAATACGCGTGGTTGCTACGGCGACACTGCGCCTGGCCAAGAATGCCGACGAGTTTCTACAGGTGGCCGAAACCATTCTCGGTTGTCGTATACAGGTCATCACCGGCGAAGAAGAAGCGCGGCTGATTTACCACGGCGTTGCTCACACTACCGGCGGACCCGATCAGCGACTGGTCGTGGATATCGGCGGTGGCAGCACCGAACTGGTAACCGGCTCAGGTGCGCAGGCCAATACACTGTTTAGCCTGTCAATGGGCTGCGTGACCTGGCTTGAGCGTTATTTCGCCGACCGAAGTCTGGCGAAAGAGAATTTCGAACAGGCCGAGCAGGCTGCCGTTGAAATGATAACCCCTATAGCACCCGAGTTGCTGGCAAATGGCTGGCAAATTTGCGTAGGTGCTTCGGGCACCGTTCAGGCGCTGCAGGAAATCATGGTGGCGCAGGGCATGGACGAGCGTATCACGCTGGCGAAGCTGCAACAGCTCAAGCAGCGTGCTATTCAGTGCGGCAAGCTTGAAGAGCTTGAAATTGAAGGCCTGACGCTGGAACGTGCGCTGGTGTTCCCGAGCGGTTTGTCGATTCTTATCGCCATCTTTAAAACGCTGCATATCGAGTCGATGATGCTGGCAGGCGGCGCACTGCGAGAGGGCCTGGTCTATGGCATGCTGCATCTGCCGGTCGAACAGGACATTCGTCAACGCACGCTTCACAACCTGCAACGTCGTTATCTGCTCGACGTGGAGCAGGCAAAACGCGTAGCAACGCTTGCCGAAAACTTTTCGATTCAAGTTTCCAACGTCTGGCAGCTGGATGCACGCGCACGCGAATTGCTGACCAGCGCCTGTCTTATCCACGAAATTGGGTTGAGTGTCGATTTTAAACAGGCGCAGAACCATGCGGCCTATCTGATTCGTCATCTTGATTTACCGGGTTTCACGCCGGCACAGAAAAAACTGTTGGCCACGCTGCTGCAAAACCAGAGTAACAACCTGGATTTGGCGCTGCTCAATCAGCAAAATGCCCTGCCGCCACGTCAGGCGGAACGTTTATGCCGCATCATGCGGCTGGCGATCATTTTCGCCAGCCGTCGCCGTGACGACACACTGCCTGCGGTTCGCCTGCGGGCCAATGATGATGAACTCAACGTCTTAGTGCCGAATGGATGGCTCGAACAGCATCCGCTGCGCGCTGAGGAGTTGGAGCAGGAAAGCCATTGGCAAAGTTATGTCCATTGGCCACTTTACGTTGAAGAAGCCAGCAAATAG
- the wzzE gene encoding ECA polysaccharide chain length modulation protein — protein MKSETMFTRNELAIDNELDIRGLCRTLWQGKLWIIGLGLGFAIVALLVSLLMTQQWSTTAVTDKPTVNNLASYFSQEQFLRNLDAKNTFTPAGDQSSISDGAYSEFIMQLAAYDTRRDFWLDNPYYTQRKTANAGENAVLLDKLIAAIQFAPRDDKKVPNDSVKLTAESAADANKLLRQYVNFASARAASNLYDEIQGAWATRAQSMKAQVKRQEAVANAIYSRELNNTQQALNIAQQQNIDHSMTQATPDSLPDSDMFLLGTPMLQARLKLLQASGPSFDIDYDQNKAMLATLNVGPVLNAKFQTYRYLRTPEEPVKRDSPRRVLLSIMWGMVGGLIGAGVALARRRVIK, from the coding sequence ATGAAGTCAGAGACGATGTTTACAAGGAATGAACTCGCCATTGATAATGAGCTGGATATCCGTGGTCTGTGCCGAACCTTGTGGCAGGGAAAACTGTGGATTATCGGCCTTGGTCTTGGTTTTGCCATCGTGGCGCTGCTGGTTTCTTTGTTGATGACTCAGCAGTGGAGCACGACAGCGGTAACCGATAAACCTACGGTGAATAACCTGGCGTCATACTTCTCTCAGGAACAATTCCTGCGCAATCTGGACGCCAAAAATACGTTTACACCGGCGGGGGATCAGTCATCCATTTCTGACGGTGCATACAGTGAATTCATCATGCAATTGGCCGCCTACGATACGCGCCGTGATTTTTGGCTCGATAATCCTTATTACACCCAGCGAAAAACGGCTAATGCCGGCGAAAATGCGGTGTTGCTCGACAAACTGATCGCCGCCATTCAGTTTGCCCCGCGAGATGATAAAAAAGTGCCTAATGACAGTGTGAAACTGACCGCAGAGAGTGCCGCCGACGCGAATAAACTGCTGCGTCAGTACGTTAACTTTGCCAGTGCCCGTGCGGCTTCAAACCTCTATGATGAAATTCAGGGAGCCTGGGCAACGCGCGCGCAGTCGATGAAGGCGCAGGTTAAACGTCAGGAGGCAGTCGCCAATGCTATTTACAGCCGCGAGCTCAACAACACGCAGCAGGCGCTAAACATTGCGCAACAACAAAACATCGACCACAGCATGACGCAGGCCACGCCGGACAGCCTGCCTGATTCTGACATGTTTCTGCTCGGCACGCCGATGCTGCAGGCACGGCTGAAGCTGCTGCAGGCCTCGGGCCCGAGTTTTGATATCGACTACGATCAAAATAAAGCGATGTTAGCTACGCTTAATGTTGGGCCGGTATTAAATGCCAAATTCCAGACATATCGCTACCTGCGTACCCCAGAAGAGCCGGTGAAACGTGACAGTCCGCGTCGCGTTCTGCTCAGTATCATGTGGGGGATGGTGGGTGGATTAATCGGTGCAGGTGTTGCACTCGCACGGCGTCGCGTCATCAAATAA
- the trxA gene encoding thioredoxin TrxA, whose translation MSDKIIHLSDDSFDKDVLKAEGLVLVDFWAEWCGPCKMIAPILDEIATEFEGKLTVAKLNIDENPGTAPKYGIRGIPTLLLFKGGEVAATKVGALSKGQLKEFLNANL comes from the coding sequence ATGAGCGATAAAATTATTCACCTTTCTGATGACAGTTTCGACAAAGACGTACTGAAAGCCGAGGGATTGGTGCTGGTCGATTTTTGGGCAGAATGGTGTGGTCCTTGCAAGATGATTGCTCCGATCCTCGATGAAATTGCCACCGAGTTCGAAGGCAAACTGACTGTTGCCAAGCTGAACATCGATGAAAACCCGGGCACCGCGCCAAAATACGGCATTCGCGGCATCCCAACTTTACTGCTTTTCAAAGGCGGCGAAGTGGCGGCAACGAAAGTCGGCGCACTGTCTAAAGGTCAGTTGAAAGAATTCCTGAACGCAAATCTGTAA
- the wecA gene encoding UDP-N-acetylglucosamine--undecaprenyl-phosphate N-acetylglucosaminephosphotransferase → MNLLTMSTELVAILLFSFVFLFLARKVAKKIGLVDKPDFRKRHQGLIPLVGGISVYAGVCFTFYISHSTVPHNLLYLACAGLLVFIGALDDKFDISVKFRACVQALVAVVMMVEGGMVLHDLGRIIGPWQMVLGPFGYLVTLFAVWASINAFNMVDGIDGLLGGLSCVTFGSMGIVMLYSGNDALALWCFAMIAAIIPYVLLNLGAFGRRYKVFMGDAGSTLIGFTVIWILLQCTQTTRPFAHPPMTPVTALWLIAIPLMDMIAIMYRRLRKGMSPFSADRQHIHHLIMRAGFSSRQAFVLITLAAAVLAAIGVIGEHLQFPEWLMLGLFFVAFMLYGYCIKRAWRVARFIKRVKRRLRRHSAS, encoded by the coding sequence GTGAATTTACTCACTATGAGTACTGAGCTTGTAGCTATCTTATTGTTTTCATTTGTCTTCTTGTTTTTGGCCCGTAAAGTTGCCAAAAAAATTGGATTAGTTGATAAACCTGACTTCCGTAAACGCCATCAAGGATTAATCCCCCTGGTTGGTGGCATCTCTGTATACGCAGGGGTCTGCTTCACCTTTTATATTAGTCATTCCACCGTACCCCATAATCTTCTTTATCTTGCCTGTGCGGGCCTGCTGGTTTTTATCGGTGCCCTAGACGATAAATTCGATATCAGTGTGAAGTTCCGCGCCTGCGTTCAGGCGCTGGTTGCCGTGGTAATGATGGTTGAAGGCGGCATGGTTTTACACGACCTCGGCAGGATTATTGGCCCTTGGCAGATGGTCTTGGGTCCATTTGGTTATCTGGTTACCCTGTTTGCCGTGTGGGCCTCTATCAACGCCTTTAACATGGTTGACGGCATTGACGGCCTACTGGGCGGTTTATCCTGCGTCACTTTTGGCTCAATGGGCATCGTGATGCTCTATTCAGGCAACGACGCGCTGGCCCTGTGGTGCTTCGCGATGATTGCCGCCATTATCCCTTACGTGCTGCTAAATCTTGGCGCCTTTGGCCGTCGTTATAAGGTCTTTATGGGCGATGCGGGCAGTACACTAATCGGCTTTACAGTGATCTGGATACTGCTGCAGTGTACTCAAACCACTCGCCCTTTTGCCCATCCTCCGATGACGCCGGTAACGGCGCTGTGGCTGATTGCCATTCCACTGATGGACATGATTGCCATCATGTACCGTCGTCTGCGTAAAGGCATGAGTCCGTTTTCCGCAGATCGCCAGCATATACACCATTTGATCATGCGCGCCGGGTTCTCCTCGCGGCAGGCCTTTGTGCTGATTACTTTGGCGGCCGCCGTGCTGGCTGCCATCGGCGTCATTGGCGAACATCTGCAGTTTCCTGAATGGCTGATGCTGGGCTTATTCTTTGTCGCATTTATGCTCTACGGTTATTGTATAAAACGTGCGTGGCGTGTGGCGCGTTTTATCAAACGAGTTAAACGAAGACTGCGCCGCCACTCGGCCAGTTAG
- the rhlB gene encoding ATP-dependent RNA helicase RhlB: MSKTHLTEQKFSDFALHPLAVEALEKKGFHYCTPIQALALPITLSGRDVAGQAQTGTGKTLAFLASTFHYLLSNPAAEGRQTNQPRALIMAPTRELAVQIHSDAEALSESTGLKLGLAYGGDGYDKQLKVLESGVDILIGTTGRLIDYVKQNHVNLGAIQVVVLDEADRMFDLGFIKDIRWLFRRMPPATQRLNMLFSATLSYRVKELAFENMNNAESIEIEPEQKTGHRIQEELFYPSNEEKMRLLQTLIEEEWPDRCIIFANTKHRCEDVWGHLAADGHRVGLLTGDVAQKKRLRVLEDFTKGDIDILVATDVAARGLHIPAVTHVFNYDLPDDCEDYVHRIGRTGRAGLSGHSISLACEEYALNLPAIETYTGHSIPVSKYNSDALLTELPAPKRLARTRNGNGPRRNSSSSSRRGGSAPRNNRKRSG; this comes from the coding sequence ATGAGCAAAACACACTTAACTGAACAGAAGTTTTCCGACTTCGCCCTGCACCCGCTGGCAGTCGAAGCCCTTGAAAAGAAAGGGTTTCATTACTGCACGCCTATCCAGGCACTTGCATTGCCTATCACGCTCTCAGGACGTGATGTTGCAGGTCAGGCGCAAACCGGAACCGGCAAGACGCTGGCTTTTTTAGCGTCTACTTTCCATTATCTGCTTTCTAACCCTGCTGCTGAGGGTCGTCAGACCAATCAGCCGCGTGCTTTAATTATGGCACCGACGCGGGAATTGGCAGTACAAATTCATTCAGATGCCGAAGCGTTATCTGAATCAACCGGACTGAAACTCGGTCTGGCCTACGGTGGCGACGGCTACGACAAACAGCTTAAAGTGCTGGAAAGTGGCGTTGATATCCTGATCGGCACGACTGGCCGGTTAATCGATTACGTAAAACAGAACCATGTTAATCTGGGTGCAATCCAGGTCGTGGTGCTGGATGAAGCCGACCGCATGTTCGATCTGGGCTTTATCAAAGACATTCGCTGGCTGTTCCGTCGCATGCCTCCTGCGACTCAACGCCTGAACATGCTGTTCTCCGCGACGCTTTCATACCGCGTTAAAGAGCTGGCGTTTGAAAACATGAACAACGCCGAGTCGATTGAAATCGAACCGGAACAAAAAACGGGTCACCGTATTCAGGAAGAACTTTTCTATCCTTCTAACGAAGAGAAAATGCGTTTGTTGCAAACGCTTATAGAAGAAGAGTGGCCTGACCGTTGTATTATTTTCGCCAATACTAAACACCGCTGTGAAGATGTCTGGGGCCATTTGGCCGCTGACGGACACCGCGTTGGCCTGCTGACCGGCGATGTCGCACAGAAAAAACGCCTGCGCGTACTCGAAGATTTCACCAAGGGTGATATCGATATTCTGGTCGCCACCGACGTAGCCGCACGTGGTTTGCATATTCCAGCCGTAACGCACGTCTTTAACTATGACCTGCCTGACGACTGCGAAGACTATGTTCACCGCATTGGTCGTACCGGTCGTGCTGGCCTTAGCGGTCACTCAATCAGCCTGGCCTGTGAAGAATATGCCCTGAATCTGCCGGCCATCGAAACCTACACCGGTCACAGTATTCCCGTCAGCAAATACAATAGCGATGCATTACTGACTGAATTGCCTGCGCCGAAACGCCTTGCACGTACCCGCAACGGTAACGGCCCACGCCGTAATTCATCATCATCATCACGACGCGGTGGTAGTGCACCACGTAACAACCGCAAACGTTCGGGCTAA
- the rho gene encoding transcription termination factor Rho produces the protein MNLTELKNTPVSDLITLGENMGLENQARMRKQDIIFSILKQHAKSGEDIFGDGVLEILQDGFGFLRSGDSSYLAGPDDIYVSPSQIRRFNLRTGDTISGKIRPPKEGERYFALLKVNEVNYDKPENARNKILFENLTPLHANSRLRMERGNGSTEDLTARVLDLASPIGRGQRGLIVAPPKAGKTMLLQNIATSIAYNHPDCVLMVLLIDERPEEVTEMQRLVKGEVIASTFDEPASRHVQVAEMVIEKAKRLVEHKKDVIILLDSITRLARAYNTVVPASGKVLTGGVDANALHRPKRFFGAARNVEEGGSLTIIATALVDTGSKMDEVIYEEFKGTGNMELHLARKIAEKRVFPAIDYNRSGTRKEELLTTSEELQKMWILRKIIHPMGEIDAMEFLINKLAMTKTNDEFFDMMKRS, from the coding sequence ATGAATCTTACCGAATTAAAGAATACGCCGGTTTCTGACCTGATTACACTCGGCGAAAATATGGGACTGGAAAACCAGGCCCGCATGCGTAAGCAAGACATCATTTTTTCAATACTGAAGCAGCACGCCAAGAGCGGAGAAGATATCTTCGGTGACGGTGTTCTGGAGATACTGCAGGACGGATTTGGTTTCCTCCGTTCTGGAGACAGCTCCTACCTCGCCGGTCCTGATGATATTTACGTTTCTCCCAGCCAAATTCGCCGCTTCAATCTTCGTACCGGTGACACCATTTCCGGTAAAATACGTCCGCCGAAAGAAGGCGAGCGCTATTTTGCCCTGTTGAAAGTTAATGAAGTTAACTACGACAAACCCGAAAACGCCCGTAACAAAATCTTGTTCGAGAACTTGACCCCACTGCACGCTAACTCACGTTTGCGTATGGAACGCGGTAACGGTTCTACCGAAGACTTGACCGCTCGCGTACTCGATCTGGCATCGCCTATCGGTCGTGGTCAGCGAGGCCTGATCGTCGCACCGCCGAAAGCCGGTAAAACGATGCTGCTGCAAAATATTGCAACCAGCATCGCCTACAACCACCCAGACTGCGTGCTGATGGTGCTGTTGATCGACGAACGTCCGGAAGAAGTGACCGAGATGCAGCGTCTGGTTAAAGGTGAAGTTATTGCTTCAACCTTCGACGAACCTGCATCCCGTCACGTTCAAGTTGCCGAAATGGTCATCGAAAAAGCCAAGCGCCTGGTTGAGCACAAGAAAGACGTTATCATCCTTCTCGACTCCATCACCCGTTTGGCCCGTGCGTACAACACCGTGGTTCCTGCATCAGGTAAAGTGTTGACCGGTGGTGTTGACGCCAACGCCCTGCATCGTCCAAAACGCTTCTTCGGTGCGGCACGTAACGTTGAAGAGGGTGGCAGCCTGACTATCATCGCTACCGCGCTGGTTGATACCGGTTCGAAGATGGATGAAGTGATTTACGAAGAATTTAAAGGTACAGGTAACATGGAACTGCATCTCGCGCGCAAAATCGCCGAGAAACGCGTATTCCCGGCTATCGACTACAACCGTTCAGGTACCCGTAAAGAAGAGCTGCTTACCACCTCCGAAGAACTGCAAAAGATGTGGATCCTGCGCAAGATCATTCACCCAATGGGCGAAATCGACGCAATGGAATTCCTCATCAACAAGTTGGCCATGACCAAAACCAACGATGAGTTCTTCGATATGATGAAACGTTCATAA
- the ppiC gene encoding peptidylprolyl isomerase PpiC has product MANTASALHILVDDEKKANELLAQLEQGADFQELARKHSTCPSKRDGGSLGEFRKGDMVPAFDKVVFSGELLKPLGPVKTQFGYHLIKVLYRN; this is encoded by the coding sequence ATGGCGAACACCGCTTCTGCATTACACATCCTGGTGGATGACGAAAAGAAAGCTAACGAGCTGCTGGCTCAGCTGGAACAAGGCGCTGATTTCCAGGAGCTGGCGCGCAAGCATTCTACCTGCCCGTCCAAACGCGACGGCGGTTCACTGGGTGAATTCCGTAAAGGCGACATGGTTCCTGCGTTTGATAAAGTGGTCTTCAGCGGTGAACTGCTTAAGCCGCTCGGCCCGGTTAAGACCCAGTTTGGTTACCACCTGATCAAGGTGCTGTACCGCAACTAA
- the wecB gene encoding non-hydrolyzing UDP-N-acetylglucosamine 2-epimerase, protein MKVLTIFGTRPEAIKMAPLVHALAKDDAFVSKVCVTAQHREMLDQVLHLFSIKPDYDLDIMKPGQDLTEITIRILQGLKPVLEEFKPDVVLVHGDTTTALSASLAAFYQQIPIGHVEAGLRTGYLLSPWPEEGNRRLTGHLANWHFAPTETARSNLLREGIEDARIIVTGNTVIDALLSVRKLFTDSPDRAEEIAQRYRFIDANKKLILVTGHRRESFGGGFERICSALAQIAKQNPDVQILYPVHLNPQVSEPVNRILQGIDNVILIEPQDYLPFVYLMDKAYLILTDSGGIQEEAPSLGKPVLVMRDTTERPEALAAGTVKLVGTNTATIVNEVSQLLNDAGAYQKMSRAHNPYGDGHACGCILAALNKNRVTP, encoded by the coding sequence GTGAAAGTACTAACGATTTTCGGTACAAGGCCGGAAGCAATAAAAATGGCTCCTCTGGTTCATGCTTTGGCTAAGGACGATGCCTTTGTTTCAAAAGTCTGCGTAACGGCACAGCACCGTGAAATGTTGGATCAGGTTTTACACCTGTTCTCTATCAAGCCGGATTATGATCTCGATATCATGAAACCCGGACAGGACCTGACGGAAATTACCATTCGCATTCTGCAGGGCTTGAAACCGGTACTTGAAGAATTCAAACCCGACGTCGTGCTGGTGCACGGCGATACCACGACGGCGCTTTCTGCCAGTCTGGCCGCCTTTTATCAGCAGATCCCGATTGGTCACGTTGAAGCAGGCTTGCGCACGGGATATTTACTGTCTCCGTGGCCGGAGGAGGGCAATCGCCGCCTGACCGGGCATCTGGCAAACTGGCATTTTGCCCCGACGGAAACCGCCCGCAGCAATTTGCTCCGTGAGGGCATCGAAGACGCCCGAATCATCGTTACCGGTAATACGGTGATCGATGCACTACTGAGCGTGCGTAAATTATTCACCGACTCACCGGATCGTGCAGAAGAAATTGCCCAACGTTATCGTTTTATCGATGCTAACAAGAAGCTGATTCTGGTCACAGGCCATCGCCGCGAGAGCTTTGGCGGCGGCTTTGAACGGATTTGCAGCGCGCTGGCGCAAATAGCCAAGCAGAACCCCGACGTGCAAATCCTTTATCCGGTTCACTTGAACCCCCAGGTGAGCGAGCCGGTAAACCGTATTTTGCAGGGTATCGACAACGTTATTTTGATTGAGCCTCAGGACTATCTGCCCTTCGTCTATTTAATGGATAAAGCCTATCTGATCCTCACCGACTCTGGCGGCATTCAGGAAGAAGCGCCTTCGCTGGGTAAACCGGTTCTGGTCATGCGTGATACCACGGAAAGGCCGGAAGCGCTTGCGGCGGGAACGGTCAAGCTGGTGGGTACGAATACGGCGACTATCGTCAATGAGGTGTCTCAGTTGTTGAACGATGCGGGTGCCTATCAAAAAATGAGCCGGGCGCACAATCCTTACGGTGATGGGCATGCCTGTGGCTGCATCCTGGCTGCGCTGAATAAAAATAGAGTGACACCATGA
- the rep gene encoding DNA helicase Rep, producing the protein MRLNPSQQHAVEFVTGPCLVLAGAGSGKTRVITNKIAHLIRECGYQAKHIAAVTFTNKAAREMKERVSQTLGRKESRGLLISTFHTLGLEIIKREFAALGMKSNFSLFDDQDQLALLKELSEKWLENDKTLLQQLISTISNWKNDLIDPSGAAKRARTERDKLFAHCYALYHDHMRACNILDFDDLILLPTLLLQRNEEVRERWQNKLRYLLVDEYQDTNTSQYMMVKLLVGNRARFTVVGDDDQSIYSWRGARPQNLVLLKEDFPALQVIKLEQNYRSSQRILKAANILIANNPHVFEKRLFSELAYGQDLKVITANNEDHEAERVVGELIAHRFMNKTNHGDYAILYRGNHQSRLFEKMLMQNRIPYRISGGTSFFSRPEIKDLLAYLRVLTNPDDDSAFLRIVNTPRREIGAATLQKLGEWANQRNKGLFKASSDFGLSQTLTGRGLESLQRFTHWMGSIAELAEREPIAAVRDLIHGMDYESWLFETSPSPKAAEMRMKNVNQLFSWMTEMLEGTDLDEPMSLTQVVTRFTLRDMMERGENEEELDQVQLMTLHASKGLEFPYVFLVGMEEGLLPHQSSIDEDNVDEERRLAYVGITRAQRELFFTLCRERRQYGELIRPEPSRFLLELPQDDLAWESERKVVSPQERMVKGQSHLEKIRAQLAEAKKKGA; encoded by the coding sequence ATGCGATTAAATCCCAGCCAACAACACGCCGTCGAATTTGTTACCGGACCCTGCCTGGTCCTGGCCGGTGCGGGCTCGGGTAAAACACGGGTTATTACCAATAAAATTGCTCACTTGATTCGCGAGTGCGGCTATCAGGCGAAGCATATTGCCGCCGTGACCTTTACCAACAAGGCCGCGCGCGAAATGAAAGAGCGCGTGTCACAAACGTTGGGACGCAAAGAGTCGCGCGGGCTGCTGATTTCAACCTTCCACACGCTGGGTCTGGAAATTATCAAGCGCGAGTTCGCGGCGCTGGGGATGAAATCCAACTTTTCACTGTTTGACGATCAGGACCAGTTAGCATTGCTCAAAGAGCTGAGTGAAAAGTGGCTTGAAAACGACAAGACACTGTTGCAGCAGTTGATCTCGACGATCTCGAACTGGAAAAACGATCTGATTGACCCCTCGGGTGCTGCCAAGCGGGCACGAACGGAGCGCGACAAGCTGTTTGCCCACTGTTATGCCCTGTATCACGACCACATGCGTGCCTGTAATATTCTCGATTTCGACGACCTGATCCTGCTGCCGACGCTGCTGCTGCAGCGCAATGAAGAGGTGCGTGAGCGCTGGCAAAACAAGCTGCGCTATCTGCTGGTGGACGAATATCAGGATACCAACACCAGCCAGTATATGATGGTGAAACTGCTGGTCGGCAACCGTGCACGTTTTACGGTGGTAGGCGACGACGACCAGTCGATTTACTCCTGGCGCGGTGCGCGTCCGCAAAATCTGGTGCTGTTGAAAGAAGACTTTCCGGCATTACAGGTTATCAAGCTTGAGCAAAACTACCGGTCTTCACAGCGCATCCTTAAAGCCGCCAATATTCTGATCGCCAACAATCCGCACGTTTTCGAGAAACGACTGTTCTCGGAGCTGGCTTATGGTCAGGATTTAAAGGTGATCACCGCCAATAATGAAGACCATGAAGCCGAGCGCGTGGTCGGTGAGCTGATTGCTCATCGTTTTATGAATAAAACCAACCACGGGGATTACGCCATTCTTTATCGCGGCAACCATCAGTCGCGGTTGTTTGAAAAAATGCTGATGCAGAACCGCATTCCTTACCGCATATCGGGTGGCACGTCGTTCTTCTCACGCCCCGAAATCAAAGATTTACTGGCCTATCTGCGAGTGTTGACCAATCCCGATGACGACAGCGCGTTTTTACGCATCGTGAATACGCCACGGCGTGAGATTGGCGCAGCCACGCTGCAAAAACTGGGCGAATGGGCTAATCAGCGCAATAAAGGACTGTTCAAGGCCAGCTCCGATTTTGGGCTGAGTCAAACCTTGACCGGACGTGGTCTTGAGTCTTTGCAGCGCTTTACTCACTGGATGGGCTCGATTGCCGAGCTGGCAGAACGCGAGCCGATCGCCGCCGTACGTGACCTGATCCACGGGATGGATTATGAAAGCTGGCTGTTTGAGACCTCGCCAAGTCCAAAGGCCGCCGAGATGCGCATGAAAAACGTCAACCAACTGTTTAGCTGGATGACGGAAATGCTTGAGGGAACCGACCTCGACGAACCTATGTCGTTAACGCAGGTGGTTACCCGCTTTACGCTGCGCGACATGATGGAGCGCGGTGAAAACGAAGAAGAGCTGGATCAGGTTCAGTTGATGACGCTGCACGCCTCCAAAGGGCTGGAGTTTCCCTATGTCTTCCTGGTTGGCATGGAAGAGGGCCTGCTGCCGCACCAAAGCAGTATCGATGAAGACAACGTTGATGAAGAGCGTCGTCTGGCCTATGTGGGCATCACACGTGCGCAGAGAGAGCTTTTCTTTACCCTGTGTCGCGAGCGCAGGCAGTACGGTGAACTGATCCGCCCTGAGCCAAGCCGGTTCTTGCTGGAGCTGCCACAGGATGATTTGGCATGGGAGAGTGAGCGCAAGGTGGTGTCGCCACAAGAGCGAATGGTGAAAGGGCAAAGCCATCTGGAGAAGATCCGCGCGCAGCTGGCCGAGGCCAAGAAAAAGGGAGCCTGA